The Macaca nemestrina isolate mMacNem1 chromosome 12, mMacNem.hap1, whole genome shotgun sequence genome contains a region encoding:
- the LOC105469512 gene encoding bcl2-associated agonist of cell death isoform X2, whose amino-acid sequence MFQIPEFEPSEQEDSSSAERGLGPSPAGDRPSDSGKHHRQAPGLLWDASHQQEQPTSSSHHGGAGAVETRSRHSSYPAGTEEDEGMEEEPSPFRGRSRSAPPNLWAAQRYGRELRRMSDEFVDSFKGLPRPKSAGTATQMRQSSSWTRVFQSWWDRNLGRGSSAPSQ is encoded by the exons ATGTTCCAGATCCCAGAGTTTGAGCCTAGTGAGCAGGAAGACTCCAGCTCTGCAGAGAGGGGCCTGGGCCCCAGCCCCGCGGGGGACAGGCCTTCAGACTCCGGCAAGCATCATCGCCAGGCCCCAGGCCTCCTGTGGGACGCCAGTCACCAGCAGGAGCAGCCAACCAGCAGCAGCCATCATGGAG GCGCTGGGGCTGTGGAGACCCGCAGTCGCCACAGCTCCTACCCCGCGGGGACGGAGGAGGACGAAGGGATGGAGGAGGAGCCCAGCCCCTTTCGGGGCCGCTCGCGCTCCGCGCCCCCCAACCTCTGGGCAGCACAGCGTTATGGCCGCGAGCTCCGGAGGATGAGTGACGAGTTTGTGGACTCCTTTAAG GGACTTCCTCGCCCGAAGAGCGCGGGCACAGCGACGCAGATGCGGCAAAGCTCCAGCTGGACGCGAGTCTTCCAGTCCTGGTGGGATCGGAACTTGGGCAGGGGAAGCTCCGCACCCTCCCAGTGA
- the LOC105469511 gene encoding 1-phosphatidylinositol 4,5-bisphosphate phosphodiesterase beta-3, with protein sequence MAGAQPGVHALQLEPPTVVETLRRGSKFIKWDEETSSRNLVTLRVDPSGFFLYWTGPNMEVDTLDISSIRDTRTGRYARLPKDPKIREVLGFGGPDARLEEKLMTVVSGPDPVNTVFLNFMAVQDDTAKVWSEELFKLAMNILAQNASRNTFLRKAYTKLKLQVNQDGRIPVKNILKMFSADKKRVETALESCGLNFNRSESIRPDEFSLEIFERFLNKLCLRPDIDKILLEIGAKGKPYLTLEQLMDFINQKQRDPRLNEVLYPPLRPSQARLLIEKYEPNQQFLERDQMSMEGFSRYLGGEENGILPLEALDLSADMTQPLSAYFINSSHNTYLTAGQLAGTSSVEMYRQVLLWGCRCVELDVWKGRPPEEEPFITHGFTMTTEVPLRDVLEAIAETAFKTSPYPVILSFENHVDSAKQQAKMAEYCRSIFGDALLIEPLDKYPLAPGVPLPSPQDLMGRILVKNKKRHRPSTGGPDSAGRKRPLEQSNSALSESSAATEPSSPQLGSPSSDSCPGLSNGEEGALEKPSLEPRKSLGEEGLNRGPYALGPADREDEEEDEEEEEQTDPKKPTTDEGTASSEVNATEEMSTLVNYIEPVKFKSFEAARKRNKCFEMSSFVETKAMEQLTKSPMEFVEYNKQQLSRIYPKGTRVDSSNYMPQLFWNVGCQLVALNFQTLDVAMQLNAGVFEYNGRSGYLLKPEFMRRPDKSFDPFTEVIVDGIVANALRVKVISGQFLSDRKVGIYVEVDMFGLPVDTRRKYRTRTSQGNSFNPVWDEEPFDFPKVVLPTLASLRIAAFEEGGKFVGHRILPVSAIRSGYHYVCLRNEANQPLCLPALLIYTEASDYIPDDHQDYAEALINPIKHVSLMDQRARQLAALIGESEAQAGQEMCQDTQSQQLGSQLSPNPTPSPLDASPRRPPGPTASPASTSLSSPGQRDDLIASILSEVAPTPLDELRGHKALVKLQSRQERDLRELRKKHQRKAVTLTRRLLDGLAQAQAEGRCRLRPGALGGAADVEDTKEGEDEAKRYQEFQNRQVQSLLELREAQVDAEAQRRLEHLRQALQRLREVVLDANTTQFKRLKEMNEREKKELQKILDRKRHNSISEAKTRDKHKKEAELTEINRRHITESVNSIRRLEEAQKQRHDRLVAGQQQVLQQLAEEEPKLLAQLAQECQEQRARLPQEIRRSLLGEMPEGLGDGLLVACASNGHAPGSSGHLSGADSESQEENTQL encoded by the exons ATGGCGGGCGCCCAGCCCGGCGTCCACGCGCTGCAGCTGGAGCCGCCCACCGTGGTGGAGACCCTGCGGCGCGGGAGTAAGTTCATCAAATGGGACGAG GAGACCTCCAGTCGGAACCTGGTGACCCTGCGTGTGGACCCCAGTGGCTTCTTCTTGTACTGGACAGGCCCCAACATG GAGGTGGACACACTGGATATCAGTTCCATCAGGGACACACGGACAGGCCGGTACGCCCGTCTGCCCAAG GACCCCAAGATCCGGGAAGTTCTGGGCTTTGGGGGTCCCGATGCCCGGCTGGAGGAGAAGCTGATGACGGTGGTGTCTGGGCCGGACCCAGTGAACACAGTGTTCTTGAACTTCATGGCCGTGCAGGATGACACAGCCAAG GTCTGGTCCGAGGAGCTGTTCAAGCTGGCTATGAACATCCTGGCTCAGAACGCCTCCCGGAACACCTTCCTGCGCAAAGC ATACACGAAGCTGAAGCTGCAGGTGAACCAGGATGGTCGGATCCCCGTCAAGAA CATCCTGAAGATGTTCTCAGCAGACAAGAAGCGGGTGGAGACTGCACTGGAATCCTGTGGCCTCAATTTCAACcgg AGTGAGTCCATCCGGCCTGATGAGTTTTCCTTGGAAATCTTTGAGCGGTTCCTGAACAAGCTGTGTCTGCGGCCGGACATTGACAAGATCCTGCTGGAGAT AGGTGCCAAGGGCAAGCCATACCTGACACTGGAGCAGCTCATGGACTTCATCAACCAGAAGCAACGCGACCCGAGACTCAACGAAGTGCTGTACCCACCGCTGCGGCCCTCCCAGGCCCGACTGCTCATCGAAAAGTATGAGCCCAACCAGCAGTTTCTGGAGCGAG ACCAGATGTCCATGGAGGGCTTTAGCCGCTACCTGGGAGGCGAGGAGAACGGCATCCTGCCCCTGGAAGCCCTGGATCTGAGCGCCGACATGACCCAGCCGCTGAGCGCCTACTTCATCAACTCCTCGCATAACACCTATCTCACTG CTGGGCAGCTGGCCGGGACCTCGTCGGTGGAGATGTACCGCCAGGTGCTGCTGTGGGGCTGCCGCTGTGTGGAGCTGGATGTGTGGAAAGGACGGCCGCCCGAGGAGGAACCCTTCATCACCCATGGCTTCACCATGACCACGGAGGTGCCTCTGCGCGACGTGCTGGAGGCCATTGCCGAGACTGCCTTCAAGACCTCGCCCTACCCCGTCATCCTCTCCTTCGAGAACCACGTGGACTC GGCAAAGCAGCAGGCAAAGATGGCTGAGTACTGCCGCTCCATCTTTGGAGATGCGCTACTCATCGAGCCTCTGGACAAGTACCCG CTGGCCCCAGGTGttcccctgcccagcccccaggACCTGATGGGCCGTATCCTGGTGAAGAACAAGAAGCGGCACAGACCCAGCACAGGTGGCCCAGACAGCGCCGGGCGCAAGCGGCCGCTGGAGCAGAGCAATTCGGCCCTGAGCGAGAGCTCCGCTGCCACTGAGCCCTCCTCCCCGCAGCTTG GGTCGCCCAGCTCTGACAGCTGCCCAGGCCTGAGCAACGGGGAGGAGGGGGCCCTTGAGAAGCCCAGCCTGGAGCCTCGGAAGTCTTTGGGTGAGGAGGGCCTGAACCGGGGCCCCTATGCTCTTGGACCTGCTGACcgtgaggatgaggaggaagatgaggaagaggaggagcagaCAGACCCCAAAAAGCCGACCACAGATGAG GGCACGGCCAGCAGCGAGGTGAATGCCACTGAGGAGATGTCCACGCTTGTCAACTACATCGAGCCTGTCAAGTTCAAGTCCTTTGAAGCTGCTCGAA AGAGGAACAAATGCTTCGAGATGTCGTCCTTCGTGGAGACCAAGGCCATGGAGCAACTGACCAAGAGCCCCATGGAGTTTGTGGA ATACAACAAGCAGCAGCTCAGCCGCATCTACCCCAAGGGCACCCGCGTGGACTCCTCCAACTACATGCCCCAGCTCTTCTGGAATGTAGGGTGCCAGCTTGTTGCGCTCAACTTCCAGACCCTCG ATGTGGCGATGCAGCTCAATGCGGGCGTTTTTGAGTACAACGGGCGCAGCGGGTACCTGCTCAAGCCGGAGTTCATGCGGCGGCCTGACAAATCCTTCGACCCCTTCACTGAGGTCATCGTGGATGGCATCGTGGCCAATGCCTTGCGGGTCAAG GTGATCTCGGGGCAGTTCCTATCCGACAGGAAGGTGGGCATCTACGTGGAGGTGGACATGTTTGGCCTCCCTGTTGACACGCGGCGCAAGTACCGCACCCGGACCTCTCAGGGGAACTCGTTCAACCCCGTGTGGGATGAGGAGCCCTTCGACTTCCCCAAG GTGGTGCTGCCTACGTTGGCTTCACTTCGCATCGCAGCCTTTGAGGAGGGGGGTAAATTTGTAGGGCACCGGATCCTGCCTGTCTCTGCCATCCGCTCTG GGTACCACTACGTCTGCCTGCGGAACGAGGCCAACCAGCCGCTGTGCCTTCCGGCCCTGCTCATCTACACTGAAGCCTCGGACTACATTCCTGATGACCACCAGG ACTACGCGGAGGCCCTGATCAACCCCATTAAGCACGTCAGCCTGATGGACCAGAGGGCCCGGCAGCTGGCCGCCCTCATTGGGGAGAGTGAG GCTCAGGCTGGCCAAGAGATGTGCCAGGACACCCAGTCTCAGCAGCTGGGGTCTCAGCTGTCCCCAAACCCCACCCCTAGCCCACTGGATGCCTCCCCCCGCCGGCCCCCCGGCCCCACCGCCTCCCCTGCCAGCACCTCCCTCAGCAGCCCAG GGCAGCGCGACGATCTCATCGCCAGCATCCTCTCAG AGGTGGCCCCCACCCCGCTGGATGAGCTCCGAGGTCACAAGGCTCTGGTCAAGCTCCAGAGCCGGCAAGAGCGAGACCTGCGGGAGCTGCGCAAGAAGCATCAGCGGAAGGCAGTCACCCTCACCCGCCGCCTGCTGGATGGCCTGGCTCAGGCACAGGCTGAGGGCAGGTGCCGGCTGCGGCCAGGTGCCCT AGGCGGGGCTGCTGATGTGGAGGACACGAAGGAGGGGGAGGACGAGGCAAAGCGgtatcaggagttccagaacagacAGGTGCAGAGCCTGCTGGAGCTGCGGGAGGCCCAGGTGGACGCAGAGGCCCAGCGGAGGCTGGAGCATCTGAGACAG GCTCTGCAGCGGCTCAGGGAGGTCGTCCTTGATGCAAACACAACTCAGTTCAAGAGGCTGAAAGAGATGAACGAGAG GGAAAAGAAGGAACTGCAGAAGATCCTGGACAGAAAGCGCCATAACAGCATCTCGGAGGCCAAGACGAGGGACAAGCATAAGAAGGAGGC GGAACTGACGGAGATTAACCGTCGGCACATCACTGAGTCAGTCAACTCCATCCGTCGG CTGGAGGAGGCCCAGAAGCAGCGGCATGACCGTCTTGTGGCTGGGCAGCAGCAGGTCCTGCAACAGCTGGCAGAAGAGGAGCCCAAG ctgctggcccagcTGGCCCAGGAGTGTCAGGAGCAGCGGGCGAGGCTCCCCCAGGAGATCCGCAGGAGCCTGCTGGGCGAGATGCCGGAGGGGCTGGGGGATGGGCTTCTGGTGGCCTGTGCCAGCAACGGTCACGCACCTGGGAGCAGCGGGCACCTGTCGGGCGCTGACTCGGAGAGCCAGGAGGAGAACACGCAGCTCTGA
- the LOC105469512 gene encoding bcl2-associated agonist of cell death isoform X1: MGTPENPSPAPTHVQGVRQQGSQSMFQIPEFEPSEQEDSSSAERGLGPSPAGDRPSDSGKHHRQAPGLLWDASHQQEQPTSSSHHGGAGAVETRSRHSSYPAGTEEDEGMEEEPSPFRGRSRSAPPNLWAAQRYGRELRRMSDEFVDSFKGLPRPKSAGTATQMRQSSSWTRVFQSWWDRNLGRGSSAPSQ, from the exons ATGGGGACCCCAGAGAATCCCTCTCCTGCTCCCACACACGTCCAAGGTGTGAGGCAGCAAGGAT CCCAGAGCATGTTCCAGATCCCAGAGTTTGAGCCTAGTGAGCAGGAAGACTCCAGCTCTGCAGAGAGGGGCCTGGGCCCCAGCCCCGCGGGGGACAGGCCTTCAGACTCCGGCAAGCATCATCGCCAGGCCCCAGGCCTCCTGTGGGACGCCAGTCACCAGCAGGAGCAGCCAACCAGCAGCAGCCATCATGGAG GCGCTGGGGCTGTGGAGACCCGCAGTCGCCACAGCTCCTACCCCGCGGGGACGGAGGAGGACGAAGGGATGGAGGAGGAGCCCAGCCCCTTTCGGGGCCGCTCGCGCTCCGCGCCCCCCAACCTCTGGGCAGCACAGCGTTATGGCCGCGAGCTCCGGAGGATGAGTGACGAGTTTGTGGACTCCTTTAAG GGACTTCCTCGCCCGAAGAGCGCGGGCACAGCGACGCAGATGCGGCAAAGCTCCAGCTGGACGCGAGTCTTCCAGTCCTGGTGGGATCGGAACTTGGGCAGGGGAAGCTCCGCACCCTCCCAGTGA